In Chitinophaga sp. HK235, a single window of DNA contains:
- a CDS encoding fibronectin type III domain-containing protein: MLFVIVHKFVSGQQYPITASTQIIPPYSVYLPDYVVAGSDKLRVILVQNDLTTPSYEVRLQMTVERNGTLIMRTSPAFNPKPLRLMPGVPTIISSIDLIDYLNTNNIEFSGGFSRDNYERTRALPEGAYRITFTAFDYRRPGVQVSNQGANIFFFQKNDPPLLNLPVCGSRVEKRDPQFLTFNWSSRNTPNPLEGSATEYVFSLYEIKPANSNPDYIIRSSRPIYTATTESNMLVYGPGEPALIDSMAYVWIVQARDKGGRDMYSNQGYSQSCTFTYLGTNPFAINKIEKPKLYGVANGERSIKLSWPLAADNINYHVDAYRLQYRAAKKDGVEFDWNTEERQTDSALTLRSLEPGRAYEARLQWRVAGVYGPFSDLVTVTTDPLHTFSCGDAGKLSSPQNNNPLPIALPGLIVKVGHFDVLLTTVEGSNGVFTGKGRVITPGFGIGMLMTFSGISINTDLVVTGGEMQAVTEGIDKFVDNAVKKQRGGSEVGYVKTGDLVPDITTKLHIFTKDNITVNLDEGTITVKVGDDKEVFNYRDKGKTLPLVLEDADGNLYNIDKKGQVTEAGKRDKGLVDNPAALAALNNLELDKGKVTFAPGRNNNYAFDTWNDNYYGKKVLEDSYEKLADGRYRVSAKAIVPGETEEITATLENAAAGINPDSIRFVSSKGILYPFVRKDNSYTIKITGGPAGDAQEVFAVYAKDKGKYISLGKLLVASYGPKQKKLVLIPVGANTTVPDEAIRKSLQDAYAKVGITYTVVTDTTFRRDTTWDLNHDGVLQDGKSAFLSNDFTGEEKALKKAYRKGRNIDKEVTYLFVVNEVALKNGDLLGKMPRQSQFGLIFSKDASAENIGRTVAHEVGHGAYTLEHTFSDGIGITR; this comes from the coding sequence GTGCTATTTGTTATAGTACATAAATTTGTTAGTGGTCAGCAATATCCTATTACTGCCAGTACACAGATAATTCCACCTTACAGCGTTTATCTACCAGACTATGTAGTCGCGGGCAGCGATAAGCTTCGTGTAATATTGGTACAGAATGATCTTACAACTCCTTCCTATGAAGTAAGGCTGCAGATGACAGTGGAGCGCAATGGAACGCTCATTATGCGTACTTCTCCTGCATTTAATCCGAAGCCCCTGAGGCTCATGCCGGGAGTGCCTACTATCATTAGCAGCATTGATCTGATTGATTATCTCAATACTAATAATATTGAATTTAGTGGTGGATTTAGCAGGGATAATTATGAGCGTACGAGAGCTTTACCGGAGGGTGCTTACCGGATTACCTTTACCGCTTTTGATTATCGTCGTCCGGGCGTACAGGTAAGTAATCAGGGTGCCAACATATTTTTCTTCCAGAAAAATGACCCGCCTTTACTCAATCTCCCTGTATGTGGCAGTCGCGTGGAAAAGCGCGATCCACAGTTCCTGACTTTTAACTGGAGCAGCCGCAATACGCCTAACCCCCTTGAAGGAAGTGCAACTGAATATGTTTTCTCTCTATATGAAATAAAACCTGCTAACAGTAACCCTGATTATATCATTCGGAGTTCGCGTCCTATTTATACTGCTACTACCGAAAGCAATATGCTCGTTTATGGTCCGGGTGAGCCAGCACTCATTGATAGTATGGCCTATGTGTGGATTGTACAGGCCCGGGATAAAGGTGGGCGCGATATGTATAGCAATCAGGGCTATAGTCAAAGTTGTACGTTTACCTATTTAGGTACGAATCCGTTTGCAATCAATAAAATAGAGAAACCTAAGCTGTATGGTGTTGCTAACGGGGAGCGTAGTATCAAGCTATCCTGGCCGCTTGCAGCAGATAATATCAATTATCATGTAGATGCATACCGCTTGCAGTACCGTGCCGCCAAAAAGGACGGAGTGGAGTTTGACTGGAATACAGAAGAAAGGCAAACAGACAGTGCGCTTACACTGCGTAGCCTGGAACCGGGCCGTGCGTACGAAGCCCGTTTACAATGGCGTGTAGCGGGTGTATATGGTCCCTTTAGCGATTTGGTTACCGTTACCACAGATCCGCTCCATACTTTCAGTTGCGGCGATGCTGGGAAACTGTCATCTCCCCAAAACAATAATCCGTTGCCCATTGCCCTGCCTGGATTGATTGTGAAGGTAGGCCATTTTGATGTACTGTTAACAACAGTGGAGGGTAGTAACGGTGTGTTTACAGGGAAAGGCCGTGTTATTACACCTGGTTTTGGAATAGGCATGTTGATGACATTTAGTGGTATCAGCATTAACACTGACCTGGTAGTAACCGGTGGCGAAATGCAGGCGGTAACAGAAGGCATCGATAAATTTGTTGACAATGCGGTGAAGAAGCAGCGTGGTGGCTCAGAAGTAGGATATGTGAAAACGGGAGATTTGGTACCTGATATCACCACCAAACTGCACATCTTCACTAAAGATAATATTACAGTGAACCTGGATGAAGGTACGATCACTGTAAAAGTGGGTGATGACAAAGAAGTTTTTAATTATAGAGACAAAGGCAAAACATTACCGCTGGTATTGGAAGATGCAGATGGTAATCTTTATAATATTGATAAGAAAGGACAGGTAACAGAAGCGGGTAAACGTGATAAAGGCCTGGTGGACAACCCTGCTGCACTGGCGGCACTCAATAACCTGGAACTGGATAAGGGTAAGGTTACTTTTGCTCCAGGCAGAAATAATAACTACGCTTTTGATACCTGGAATGATAATTATTACGGTAAGAAAGTATTGGAAGACAGCTACGAAAAATTAGCTGATGGAAGATACCGTGTCAGCGCCAAAGCCATTGTACCTGGTGAAACAGAGGAGATAACAGCTACCCTCGAAAATGCGGCGGCGGGAATTAATCCAGACAGCATCAGGTTTGTGAGTAGCAAAGGGATTTTATATCCGTTTGTACGTAAGGATAACAGCTATACAATAAAAATTACTGGTGGTCCTGCCGGCGATGCACAGGAAGTATTTGCGGTATATGCTAAAGACAAGGGCAAGTATATTAGTTTGGGTAAGTTGCTGGTAGCCAGTTACGGACCTAAACAAAAGAAGCTAGTACTGATACCTGTAGGAGCTAATACTACCGTACCGGATGAAGCTATCAGGAAAAGCCTGCAGGATGCGTATGCGAAGGTGGGGATTACCTATACTGTTGTAACGGATACCACTTTCCGCAGGGATACGACGTGGGATCTGAATCATGACGGCGTATTGCAGGATGGTAAAAGTGCTTTCCTCAGCAATGACTTCACGGGTGAGGAAAAAGCGCTGAAGAAAGCTTATCGCAAGGGTCGTAATATAGATAAGGAGGTTACCTATCTCTTTGTGGTGAATGAAGTGGCGCTGAAAAATGGAGATCTGTTGGGTAAAATGCCACGTCAGAGCCAATTTGGACTGATATTCAGCAAGGATGCTTCTGCTGAAAATATTGGCCGTACGGTAGCGCATGAAGTAGGTCATGGCGCCTATACGCTGGAGCATACCTTCAGTGATGGTATAGGCATTACCAGGTGA
- a CDS encoding T9SS type A sorting domain-containing protein has protein sequence MGQTLPKNVIIKARVAGNFSSYNNFSLDHGPFPDTYRNGVLTAGINYSYVESVTLGYNNLDVAEIPYTDIYPVDYNGLSGPSGVFYGKSHSYQMMDISVMSNVVVTFSYRMIPPNPIVVSPATPGGACGNSAINLHSDMNWPLFSDDVVTTSVLWEYNINGSWFPLDSTADYDYNFVPAEKIPAIKSAVTNVQFRCRVKADYGFNRVFYSFYNPNKGDIYTFNPPPPVVDVNKIQKTPACFGMDNGQVYIPGSAITSGFTTMRWILRKGNVTVPCDPWLAGGVSNCGDIQDWSPGAVPVDSGIRLLNIPKGDYSLWVINASGEMGSCFAPYFIPIKQFDELLLSNNNAPGVSCYGGSDGKISVTAAGGNGVDNGYFFTLKKGGVIVRPEQKVNGTTMTWQNLPAGDDYTAEVRDGTCPIKSINIRLTQPPPVTGQIVPTNPTCISPANGSITVTADAGPTNYKYNLYKNAILVQQSGITTARNYTFPGLDGGNYTIELLNADYAGCTGWTTTTILNTVTPLSLQLVARDSVSCYGGSDGRLQFSATGGVNSYVYTLTGSNGIPLTNTTGEFTSLSAGNYTMKVQTSTCNDQITQSFDVYQRSPLQVQLQGSNITCNGANDGLLKTTVSGGSSFYKYTWEQLVGGVWKGNSFWFSTDTKIEGLEPGIYRVTVTDSKSAGCSVTSSNITLTAPTAVQITDVTLKNAICMTDGVVVNIAASGGDGTYTYAWSMDDGTTFTNFTNGSALHTAGDYIFRVRDGKGCYVVTDVPSKVSLPTAALSFTTQLSGYNGFNISCNGAGDGKITIMATGGNGGTYTGYQYKLNNGSYQNTGIFQNLTAGVYAISVKDARGCEISGSVTLTQPSLYMNVTKQDIRCYGQSTGSITTTVSGGAAPYRLLLNGVAVNVNQVIPNLAKGDYNLSVTDANGCMKDTVVSIVYNYPALLAESATVNDIRCFGTQGNIALSATGGDGNYHYTISTDNWTTQQTYTSGGSLPAGSYAVRVADGQGCTTNFPDKLTITTPAAPVSFTAVLSDYNGKNISCAGGDNGTAQITATGGNGGTYSGYTYAVDNGLFTNISLLDHITAGNHLIKVKDGRGCVVSNSYTFTESSQALNIVLVSKQDVKCAAIPGGSIKVAGSGGTGSLQYSIDGNTWQSSPDFTGLAGGDYIITVRDANSCGITMPVKINSLSDVIVIDQLTRNDIVCYGGKGTISLQSHGGSGTLINEYSLNGGAYTSFNNNTTLGPGNYTLRVKDALGCYSPESEVVSITAPSTPINTTITTSSFNGMQISCYGLTDGAFSITATGGNEGGYSGYQYSFNNSPYTNTSSYNSLAAGNYPLKIKDGRGCVISQNVVLQQPAAPVSLSIAGIEHLTCGANATGKISVQSAGGVAPYTYMMNNGDWQSTPVFAALPADNYSLQVKDANGCAARSTATVNTLYPAITATAAILPVTCYGAHNGNIKVNVAGGDGNYNYQWNVAGIAGNNAQNLPAGNYGVTITDGKGCSTTSHFEVSQPAVLTMEATAAAICDGLGDGVIRTKVQGGTLPYQFALNKGGWAIQETFTNLSAGNYEVAVKDANGCAASQLVSITKANVKPDVNFLVASKKNAMDTLVIKEISLPVPDEVSWTYHPQAILLGYDRGTPLIKFTQAGTYWVEMKARFGVCTYTLRKELTISPYDPIAGPGNSLPVNVIDVVTLSPNPNNGYFHFKVKLNRKQQVLVTVFDMNGLTVGRRQYTPALSIDDQFDISNAKNGTYILRVITENESKDIRFIIAR, from the coding sequence TTGGGGCAAACGCTGCCTAAGAATGTAATTATAAAGGCCCGCGTAGCAGGTAACTTTTCAAGTTATAACAACTTCTCTTTGGACCATGGTCCCTTTCCGGATACCTACAGGAATGGAGTATTGACAGCAGGTATTAATTATTCCTATGTAGAGTCGGTTACATTAGGTTATAACAACCTTGATGTGGCTGAAATTCCTTATACAGATATTTATCCGGTAGACTACAACGGACTTTCAGGCCCTTCAGGGGTTTTTTATGGCAAAAGTCATAGCTATCAAATGATGGATATATCAGTCATGTCTAATGTGGTAGTCACATTTTCCTACAGAATGATTCCTCCCAACCCTATAGTTGTATCCCCGGCTACACCTGGTGGAGCTTGTGGAAATTCGGCGATAAATCTGCACTCTGATATGAACTGGCCTTTATTTTCTGATGATGTAGTTACCACCAGTGTACTCTGGGAATACAATATCAACGGGAGCTGGTTTCCACTGGATTCGACTGCCGATTATGATTACAATTTTGTGCCAGCCGAAAAGATACCAGCCATTAAATCAGCCGTAACAAATGTACAATTTCGATGCAGAGTAAAAGCTGATTATGGGTTTAACAGGGTATTCTACTCGTTTTATAATCCTAATAAAGGTGATATATATACCTTCAATCCACCTCCACCTGTTGTTGATGTCAATAAAATTCAAAAAACTCCGGCTTGTTTCGGTATGGATAATGGGCAGGTATATATTCCCGGTAGTGCCATTACCAGCGGGTTTACTACCATGCGCTGGATATTAAGGAAAGGTAATGTAACAGTACCTTGTGATCCCTGGCTGGCAGGTGGAGTATCGAACTGTGGAGATATACAGGACTGGAGTCCAGGTGCCGTTCCTGTTGATTCAGGTATCAGGTTACTAAATATTCCCAAAGGTGATTATAGTTTATGGGTAATAAATGCTTCAGGAGAGATGGGAAGCTGTTTTGCTCCTTACTTCATACCTATTAAACAATTTGATGAACTACTGCTCAGTAATAATAATGCCCCAGGTGTTAGCTGTTATGGTGGTAGCGATGGCAAAATCAGTGTTACTGCTGCCGGAGGAAATGGTGTTGATAACGGTTATTTCTTTACGCTAAAGAAGGGTGGTGTTATTGTTCGGCCTGAACAAAAGGTTAACGGTACTACAATGACATGGCAGAATCTTCCTGCCGGTGATGATTATACTGCAGAAGTGAGAGATGGAACCTGCCCCATTAAAAGTATAAATATCCGTCTTACACAACCACCGCCTGTTACAGGTCAGATAGTACCCACCAATCCTACCTGTATCAGTCCTGCAAATGGAAGCATTACTGTTACTGCAGACGCAGGTCCCACAAATTATAAATACAATTTATATAAAAACGCAATACTGGTACAACAATCCGGTATTACGACTGCACGTAATTATACCTTCCCTGGTTTGGATGGAGGCAATTATACGATAGAGCTGCTGAATGCTGATTACGCGGGTTGTACTGGCTGGACGACCACCACAATACTCAATACAGTAACGCCGCTGTCATTACAGTTGGTTGCTCGTGATTCTGTTAGCTGTTATGGTGGTAGCGACGGCAGATTGCAGTTTTCCGCTACCGGTGGGGTTAACAGTTACGTCTATACGCTCACCGGTAGTAATGGTATTCCCCTAACTAATACCACTGGTGAATTTACCAGTCTTTCTGCAGGAAACTATACGATGAAAGTGCAAACATCTACCTGTAACGACCAAATTACGCAATCATTTGATGTATATCAACGATCCCCATTACAGGTGCAGCTGCAAGGCAGCAACATCACTTGTAATGGAGCTAACGACGGACTGCTGAAAACAACTGTCAGTGGGGGATCTTCTTTTTATAAATATACCTGGGAGCAGTTGGTCGGCGGTGTCTGGAAAGGTAACAGCTTCTGGTTTAGTACTGATACAAAAATCGAAGGGCTGGAGCCTGGTATTTATCGTGTAACCGTTACAGATAGTAAGTCGGCCGGCTGCTCAGTAACCTCTTCCAACATTACGCTCACAGCACCTACCGCAGTACAGATCACTGATGTAACGTTAAAAAACGCCATTTGTATGACGGATGGTGTGGTTGTTAATATCGCAGCCAGTGGTGGGGATGGTACTTATACATATGCATGGTCAATGGATGATGGAACCACCTTCACAAACTTTACTAACGGTAGTGCGTTACATACTGCGGGAGACTATATCTTCCGTGTAAGAGACGGAAAAGGCTGTTATGTCGTTACGGACGTACCTTCCAAAGTAAGTTTACCAACGGCGGCATTAAGCTTTACCACACAGTTATCCGGCTATAATGGTTTTAATATTTCCTGCAATGGTGCGGGGGACGGAAAAATCACTATTATGGCAACTGGTGGTAACGGTGGTACATATACTGGATATCAGTACAAACTGAATAATGGTAGCTATCAAAACACGGGTATCTTTCAAAATCTTACTGCAGGCGTTTATGCAATCAGTGTAAAAGATGCACGTGGCTGTGAAATATCCGGGAGTGTTACACTCACACAGCCATCGCTGTATATGAATGTGACGAAACAGGATATCCGTTGTTACGGACAATCTACGGGTAGTATCACTACTACGGTATCCGGTGGCGCTGCGCCCTACCGCCTGTTATTAAATGGAGTTGCCGTAAATGTAAACCAGGTAATACCGAATCTGGCTAAAGGAGATTATAATTTAAGCGTAACAGATGCCAACGGTTGTATGAAAGATACAGTTGTCAGCATCGTTTACAACTATCCTGCGTTACTGGCAGAAAGCGCTACTGTCAACGATATCCGTTGTTTTGGTACGCAGGGAAATATTGCACTGTCTGCTACAGGTGGTGATGGTAACTATCATTATACGATCAGCACCGATAACTGGACAACGCAACAAACATATACAAGTGGGGGAAGTTTACCTGCTGGTAGTTATGCGGTTCGTGTTGCAGACGGACAAGGCTGTACCACAAACTTTCCTGATAAATTAACGATCACAACACCAGCTGCTCCGGTTAGTTTTACTGCTGTTCTTTCTGACTATAATGGAAAGAATATTTCCTGTGCCGGAGGAGACAACGGTACTGCACAAATTACGGCCACAGGAGGTAATGGTGGAACTTACAGCGGTTATACCTACGCGGTTGATAATGGTTTATTTACTAATATATCATTGCTGGATCATATCACGGCAGGCAATCATCTTATAAAAGTAAAAGATGGTCGTGGGTGTGTGGTGAGTAACAGTTATACCTTCACTGAATCATCACAGGCACTGAATATTGTATTGGTGAGCAAACAGGATGTTAAGTGTGCCGCTATCCCAGGTGGCAGCATCAAAGTAGCTGGTAGTGGAGGTACAGGAAGTCTGCAATACAGTATAGATGGCAATACGTGGCAGTCGTCACCAGACTTTACAGGACTTGCAGGGGGAGATTATATTATCACAGTGAGAGATGCCAACAGTTGTGGTATCACAATGCCAGTAAAAATCAATTCTCTTAGTGATGTTATTGTTATAGATCAGCTTACCCGAAACGATATTGTATGTTATGGCGGCAAAGGAACGATCAGCCTGCAATCGCATGGTGGAAGCGGAACATTGATAAATGAATATTCGCTTAACGGCGGCGCATATACGTCTTTTAATAATAACACAACACTTGGACCTGGTAATTATACGCTTCGTGTAAAAGATGCATTAGGTTGTTATTCTCCGGAGAGCGAGGTAGTAAGTATTACTGCACCATCTACCCCTATCAATACAACCATTACCACTTCCAGTTTTAATGGTATGCAGATTTCCTGCTACGGCCTTACAGATGGAGCATTCAGTATTACTGCAACAGGGGGTAATGAGGGTGGATACAGCGGGTATCAATATAGTTTTAATAATAGTCCTTATACAAATACCAGCAGTTATAATAGTTTGGCGGCGGGCAACTATCCATTGAAGATCAAGGACGGTCGTGGCTGTGTTATCTCACAAAATGTAGTGTTGCAACAACCTGCAGCACCTGTATCCTTATCGATAGCTGGTATTGAACATCTTACCTGCGGCGCTAACGCTACGGGTAAGATCAGCGTGCAAAGCGCTGGTGGTGTTGCACCTTATACATATATGATGAATAATGGCGACTGGCAGTCTACACCCGTATTTGCAGCCTTACCTGCGGACAATTATTCCCTGCAGGTAAAGGATGCCAACGGTTGTGCCGCCCGAAGTACGGCTACAGTGAACACGCTATATCCGGCTATTACGGCTACGGCTGCAATATTGCCGGTAACCTGTTATGGAGCCCATAACGGAAACATAAAAGTTAATGTTGCCGGTGGTGATGGTAATTATAATTATCAGTGGAATGTGGCAGGTATTGCGGGTAATAATGCACAAAATTTACCGGCAGGTAATTATGGCGTTACCATTACAGACGGAAAGGGATGCAGCACTACCAGTCATTTTGAAGTGTCGCAACCCGCGGTTTTAACCATGGAAGCGACTGCGGCGGCTATCTGTGACGGCTTAGGCGATGGTGTAATCCGTACTAAGGTGCAAGGGGGTACATTACCTTATCAATTCGCGCTGAATAAAGGGGGTTGGGCAATTCAGGAAACATTTACCAACCTGTCAGCAGGTAACTACGAGGTCGCTGTAAAGGATGCTAATGGTTGTGCCGCAAGTCAGTTGGTCAGTATCACCAAAGCGAATGTGAAACCGGATGTAAACTTCCTGGTGGCATCAAAAAAGAATGCGATGGATACCCTGGTGATAAAAGAAATCAGTTTGCCAGTGCCGGATGAAGTTAGCTGGACGTATCATCCACAGGCAATTTTGTTGGGATACGACCGGGGCACGCCGCTAATAAAATTTACACAGGCAGGTACGTACTGGGTAGAGATGAAGGCACGATTCGGTGTATGTACGTATACCCTGCGAAAAGAACTTACCATTAGTCCATATGATCCTATTGCCGGACCCGGCAATAGTTTACCGGTAAATGTGATCGATGTAGTCACGTTGTCGCCTAATCCGAATAATGGCTACTTCCATTTTAAAGTAAAACTCAACAGGAAACAACAGGTACTCGTTACGGTTTTTGACATGAATGGCTTAACTGTTGGTAGAAGACAATATACACCTGCCTTATCGATAGATGATCAGTTTGACATCAGTAATGCCAAGAATGGTACGTATATATTACGAGTGATTACAGAAAATGAAAGTAAGGATATACGATTCATTATCGCGAGGTAG
- a CDS encoding fibronectin type III domain-containing protein — translation MYRIFLTGLLAVLLLLAGHSLSYAQQSEHRIAGLADPKPDRIRLRWSPSSYISWEMGNKYGYTVERFTVAVNGELVKQPQAILLTPQPLLPYSLQKMEAAAEKDDRIAIVAEIIYGEGAKKIKPEEGIGAYFENQNQNDWRMAMALLSCDLSVNAARSAGLFLEDNNVKKGERYVYRIALAKQPVNLVIDTAIVVTSVDEPVLLSRPQELAIVCADSTATLGWLTAFNKSMYSAYSVERSVDGKKFASTTNLPVIPSGPDAHGFSYYQDSLPDNDKKYFYRVRGITPFGEYGPYSQTVEGMGVALVSDRPVLDTIIVTDNKKIELRWLLPGDLSKQLSKIVITRADNGKGPFTPIATFDKPVYTYTDEKPLGTNYYRIKGITKRGKAIYSFPYFAQIIDTIPPAIPIGLAGKIDSLGVVSLQWNNNTEKDLLGYRVFRANSAKEEFIEVTKEICTKPLFCDTVTLHTLTPKVFYQIIAVDKNYNTSGYTPFIMLRRPDTIAPSAPVITKAFRSDSLRAVILEWRNSTSEDVVKYTLSRINVKDSSMITVTSWDTAHLRETYTDTTLQQGNTYYYQLMVWDDAGNKSKEISGDIWFETGRRPAVGAWKAIVNQEKKQVELSWEYHLPDVRQYRIYRAKNDAPFILYTTLEGGLKQWADVEIILGNIYKYKITAIMKGDVKAEMSKEIQVKY, via the coding sequence ATGTATCGCATTTTTTTAACCGGTTTGTTAGCTGTGCTGTTGCTTTTAGCTGGTCACAGCCTGTCTTATGCCCAGCAAAGTGAACATCGTATCGCAGGACTGGCCGATCCTAAACCTGATAGGATCAGATTGCGGTGGTCGCCATCCAGTTACATATCCTGGGAGATGGGTAACAAGTACGGCTATACGGTAGAACGCTTCACAGTCGCTGTTAACGGGGAGCTGGTAAAGCAACCCCAGGCAATATTGCTTACGCCACAGCCGCTGTTGCCATATTCATTGCAAAAAATGGAGGCAGCGGCTGAAAAAGATGATAGAATAGCGATAGTGGCAGAAATAATCTATGGAGAAGGTGCAAAAAAAATAAAACCGGAAGAGGGAATTGGCGCTTACTTTGAAAACCAGAACCAGAACGACTGGCGCATGGCGATGGCCTTATTATCCTGCGATTTATCTGTTAATGCAGCCAGAAGTGCAGGTCTGTTCCTGGAAGATAATAATGTAAAAAAAGGAGAACGATACGTTTACCGGATAGCACTGGCAAAACAGCCTGTTAACCTGGTGATTGATACCGCTATCGTAGTAACATCAGTGGATGAACCAGTATTGTTAAGTCGCCCGCAGGAACTGGCTATCGTTTGTGCAGACAGTACTGCCACCTTAGGATGGCTCACTGCCTTTAATAAAAGCATGTACTCCGCTTATTCAGTTGAAAGATCTGTTGATGGGAAAAAATTTGCATCGACGACGAATCTGCCTGTCATACCTTCTGGTCCTGATGCCCATGGGTTTTCCTATTACCAGGATTCTTTACCTGATAACGATAAAAAGTATTTCTATCGTGTACGGGGTATTACTCCATTTGGTGAATATGGACCTTATTCTCAAACTGTAGAAGGAATGGGTGTGGCATTGGTATCAGACAGACCGGTGCTGGATACCATCATTGTTACTGATAACAAGAAAATTGAATTGCGTTGGCTCCTGCCGGGCGACTTGTCCAAACAGTTATCCAAAATAGTTATTACCCGCGCAGATAATGGTAAAGGACCTTTTACACCGATTGCCACGTTTGATAAACCAGTTTATACCTATACCGATGAAAAGCCGTTGGGTACTAATTATTACCGTATTAAAGGTATTACCAAAAGAGGTAAGGCGATATATTCCTTCCCTTATTTTGCACAGATCATAGATACCATACCACCTGCTATTCCAATAGGTTTGGCAGGAAAGATAGATTCATTGGGAGTAGTTTCCCTGCAATGGAATAATAATACAGAAAAAGATTTGTTGGGATATCGTGTATTTCGCGCCAATAGCGCCAAAGAGGAATTCATAGAAGTGACAAAAGAGATCTGTACAAAGCCGCTCTTTTGTGATACTGTTACCTTGCATACCCTCACCCCCAAAGTGTTTTATCAGATCATTGCAGTAGATAAGAACTATAACACCTCTGGGTATACGCCGTTTATTATGCTCAGAAGACCGGATACAATTGCTCCTTCTGCACCGGTTATTACAAAGGCCTTCCGCTCCGATAGCTTGAGGGCTGTGATATTGGAATGGCGCAATAGTACCAGCGAAGACGTGGTGAAATATACCCTCTCCCGTATTAATGTGAAGGATAGCAGTATGATTACGGTGACTTCCTGGGATACGGCTCATTTGCGGGAAACCTATACAGATACAACGCTACAACAAGGTAATACCTATTATTATCAGTTGATGGTATGGGATGACGCTGGGAATAAAAGCAAAGAGATTAGCGGAGACATATGGTTTGAGACAGGCCGCCGCCCCGCAGTAGGAGCGTGGAAGGCCATTGTTAACCAGGAGAAAAAACAAGTGGAGCTTTCCTGGGAGTATCATCTCCCGGATGTAAGACAATACCGTATTTACAGGGCGAAAAATGATGCTCCATTTATCCTGTATACTACACTGGAAGGCGGATTAAAACAATGGGCCGATGTAGAAATTATACTCGGGAATATTTATAAATACAAGATTACTGCGATCATGAAAGGCGATGTGAAAGCCGAGATGAGCAAGGAAATTCAGGTGAAATATTAA